From candidate division KSB1 bacterium, one genomic window encodes:
- the secD gene encoding protein translocase subunit SecD, protein MQRKNLVKTIIIFALLIWSVWNLYPTYKMQTLTAEEIEQLKLEGKYNDLEARAIKRGLDLQGGIYLLLEVDFAKLIENLAVRKDEQFEQILQVCKEEIRKDLTLDFFQVLKDEFADRNIPLNRYFFTRLDDDAKIITDLNIEADDAIDRTLQILRNRIDQFGVSEPNFQKRGDRRIIVELPGIQEIERAKQLIGKTAQLEFTMLLDSDIATNVLREIDNTVKKNRSDSTSNTSITSTPDSTDLASTDQDSASSRVIRAEDLFGTVNIQSDLATAANDTSTLNVNEEFFGKNPFLALLRDLRGQGGEVAVPEANRFAVEKILSLPEVQKVIPADAKFLWSDKPIKYQEDSFWQLYLVKKEPGLTGKYLTDANVQIGGGQSFQNAGQAVVQFEMNSEGARIFARLTGANINKRMAIVLDDNVYSAPVIRSKIRGSGVIEGIDEMKEAQEIAIVLRAGALPAPVQIIEERTVTASLGEDSIRKGTTSAIVGFVLVVIFMLIYYKLSGIVANIALLMNLVVIFAILAYFHATLTLPGVAGIILTIGMAVDSNVLIFERVREELRSGKTVRAAIDTGYAKALSAILDANVTTLISAAVLYQFGTGPIRGFALTLSIGILVSLFTSLIVTRVIFDFLTSKFSFKTLSI, encoded by the coding sequence ATGCAGCGTAAAAATCTTGTCAAGACTATTATAATTTTTGCATTATTGATTTGGTCAGTATGGAATTTGTACCCAACCTATAAGATGCAAACGCTGACTGCGGAAGAAATTGAGCAGCTAAAGCTGGAGGGGAAGTATAACGATCTGGAAGCAAGAGCCATCAAAAGAGGGCTGGACTTACAGGGAGGCATTTACCTGCTTCTTGAAGTTGATTTTGCAAAACTTATTGAAAATTTAGCCGTCAGGAAAGACGAGCAATTCGAACAAATCCTCCAGGTTTGCAAGGAAGAGATACGTAAAGATCTGACCCTTGATTTTTTTCAAGTTCTTAAAGATGAATTTGCCGATCGAAACATACCACTTAACCGATATTTTTTTACTCGCCTGGATGATGACGCTAAAATAATTACGGATCTAAATATAGAAGCCGACGATGCAATTGATAGAACTCTACAGATTTTGCGCAACCGTATTGACCAGTTTGGAGTTTCTGAGCCCAATTTTCAGAAGCGGGGAGACCGGAGAATTATAGTTGAGCTTCCGGGAATTCAGGAAATTGAACGAGCAAAACAATTGATCGGTAAAACCGCCCAGCTTGAATTTACGATGTTGCTTGACAGCGATATAGCAACTAATGTATTACGAGAAATTGATAATACGGTTAAGAAGAATAGATCCGATTCTACTTCTAATACTTCTATTACTTCTACACCGGACTCAACCGATCTGGCATCTACTGACCAGGATTCGGCAAGCAGCAGAGTGATTCGGGCGGAAGATTTATTCGGAACAGTCAATATTCAAAGCGATTTGGCAACTGCTGCCAACGATACCAGCACTCTAAATGTCAATGAAGAATTCTTTGGTAAAAATCCCTTTTTAGCATTGCTCCGGGATTTGCGTGGCCAGGGTGGTGAGGTTGCAGTACCGGAAGCAAATCGCTTTGCGGTAGAAAAAATTCTATCCCTACCGGAAGTTCAAAAAGTAATCCCAGCCGATGCGAAATTTCTCTGGTCCGATAAGCCGATTAAATACCAGGAAGATAGTTTTTGGCAATTATATTTAGTGAAGAAAGAACCGGGTCTTACCGGAAAATACCTCACGGATGCCAACGTACAAATTGGCGGAGGTCAAAGTTTCCAGAATGCCGGGCAGGCTGTAGTTCAATTCGAAATGAATTCCGAAGGTGCACGTATTTTTGCCAGGCTGACTGGTGCAAATATCAATAAAAGAATGGCTATTGTTTTAGATGATAATGTTTATTCAGCGCCGGTCATACGATCGAAAATACGGGGAAGCGGTGTTATTGAAGGCATTGATGAGATGAAAGAAGCACAAGAAATTGCCATCGTATTACGTGCCGGTGCTCTTCCTGCTCCCGTACAAATTATAGAAGAACGAACAGTAACCGCTTCCTTGGGTGAAGATTCAATTCGAAAAGGCACGACATCGGCAATCGTAGGATTCGTTTTAGTTGTCATATTCATGTTGATTTATTACAAATTAAGCGGTATTGTAGCAAATATAGCATTGTTAATGAATCTGGTTGTGATTTTTGCTATTCTTGCCTATTTCCATGCCACATTAACCCTGCCCGGTGTAGCGGGGATCATCCTGACGATTGGTATGGCTGTTGATTCAAATGTACTCATCTTCGAAAGAGTGCGTGAAGAATTAAGATCCGGGAAAACTGTGCGTGCAGCGATTGATACCGGTTACGCCAAAGCCCTATCGGCAATTCTGGATGCGAATGTTACTACCCTGATTTCAGCTGCAGTCCTTTACCAGTTTGGAACAGGACCCATCCGGGGGTTTGCCCTTACACTTTCAATCGGAATATTAGTCAGTTTATTTACTTCTCTAATCGTAACACGGGTTATATTCGATTTTCTTACTTCAAAGTTTAGTTTTAAAACGTTAAGCATTTAA